One part of the Muntiacus reevesi chromosome 18, mMunRee1.1, whole genome shotgun sequence genome encodes these proteins:
- the DLG4 gene encoding disks large homolog 4 isoform X2, with protein MDCLCIVTTKKYRYQDEDTPPLEHSPAHLPNQVNAPELVHVAERNLSHLEAVQGVVGHAHFSPLKANSPPVIVNTDTLEAPGYVNGTEGEMEYEEITLERGNSGLGFSIAGGTDNPHIGDDPSIFITKIIPGGAAAQDGRLRVNDSILFVNEVDVREVTHSAAVEALKEAGSIVRLYVMRRKPPAEKLMEIKLIKGPKGLGFSIAGGVGNQHIPGDNSIYVTKIIEGGAAHKDGRLQIGDKILAVNSVGLEDVMHEDAVAALKNTYDVVYLKVAKPSNAYLSDSYAPPDITTSYSQHLDNEISHSSYLGTDYPTAMTPTSPRRYSPVAKDLLGEEDVPREPRRIVIHRGSTGLGFNIVGGEDGEGIFISFILAGGPADLSGELRKGDQILSVNGVDLRNASHEQAAIALKNAGQTVTIIAQYKPEEYSRFEAKIHDLREQLMNSSLGSGTASLRSNPKRGFYIRALFDYDKTKDCGFLSQALSFRFGDVLHVIDASDEEWWQARRVHSDSETDDIGFIPSKRRVERREWSRLKAKDWGSSSGSQGREDSVLSYETVTQMEVHYARPIIILGPTKDRANDDLLSEFPDKFGSCVPHTTRPKREYEIDGRDYHFVSSREKMEKDIQAHKFIEAGQYNSHLYGTSVQSVREVAEQGKHCILDVSANAVRRLQAAHLHPIAIFIRPRSLENVLEINKRITEEQARKAFDRATKLEQEFTECFSAIVEGDSFEEIYHKVKRVIEDLSGPYIWVPARERL; from the exons AAATACCGCTACCAAGATGAAGACACGCCCCCTCTGGAGCACAGCCCGGCCCACCTCCCCAACCAGGTAAACGCCCCCGAGCTGGTGCACGTGGCGGAGAGGAACTTGTCCCACCTCGAGGCCGTCCAAGGGGTCGTGGGCCACGCCCACTTCTCCCCCCTCAAG GCCAATTCTCCCCCTGTGATTGTCAACACAGATACCCTAGAAGCCCCGGGATAT GTGAACGGGACAGAGGGGGAAATGGAATACGAGGAGATCACATTGGAAAGG GGTAACTCAGGTCTGGGCTTCAGCATCGCAGGTGGCACTGATAACCCCCACATCGGTGATGACCCTTCCATCTTCATCACCAAGATCATTCCCGGTGGGGCTGCAGCCCAGGACGGCCGTCtcag GGTCAACGATAGCATCTTGTTTGTCAATGAAGTGGACGTGCGGGAGGTGACCCACTCAGCTGCGGTGGAGGCCCTCAAAGAGGCAGGCTCTATTGTCCGCCTCTACGTCATGCGCCGGAAGCCCCCGGCTGAGAAGCTTATGGAGATCAAGCTCATCAAGGGGCCTAAAG gtCTTGGCTTCAGCATCGCCGGAGGTGTCGGGAACCAACATATCCCCGGAGATAACAGCATCTATGTGACCAAGATTATCGAAGGAGGTGCTGCCCACAAGGACGGGAGGTTACAGATCGGAGACAAGATCCTAGCG GTCAACAGCGTGGGGCTGGAGGACGTCATGCATGAGGATGCCGTGGCAGCCCTGAAGAACACGTACGATGTAGTCTACCTAAAGGTGGCCAAGCCCAGCAATGCCTACCTGAGTGACAGCTACGCTCCCCCAGACATCACGACCT CGTATTCCCAGCACCTGGACAATGAGATCAGTCACAGCAGCTACCTGGGCACTGACTACCCCACCGCCATGACCCCCACCTCCCCTCGGCGCTACTCCCCCGTGGCCAAGGACCTGCTCGGGGAGGAAGACGTCCCCCGAGAACCGAGGCGGATTGTGATCCACCGGGGCTCCACAGGCCTGGGCTTCAACATTGTGGGTGGCGAGGACGGTGAAGGCATCTTCATCTCCTTCATCCTGGCTGGTGGCCCTGCAGACCTCAGTGGGGAGCTGCGGAAGGGGGACCAGATCCTCTCG GTCAATGGCGTTGACCTCCGCAATGCCAGCCACGAGCAGGCTGCCATTGCCCTGAAGAATGCGGGTCAGACAGTCACGATCATCGCTCAGTATAAACCCGAAG AGTACAGCCGGTTCGAGGCCAAGATCCACGACCTTCGGGAACAGCTCATGAACAGCAGCCTGGGTTCAGGGACTGCCTCCTTGCGGAGCAACCCCAAAAGGGGTTTCTATATCAG GGCCCTGTTTGACTATGACAAGACCAAGGACTGCGGCTTCCTGAGCCAGGCCTTGAGCTTCCGCTTCGGGGACGTGCTTCATGTCATTGACGCCAGCGATGAGGAGTGGTGGCAGGCGCGGCGGGTCCACTCCGACAGCGAGACCGATGACATCGGCTTTATCCCCAGCAAGCGGCG GGTTGAGCGACGGGAGTGGTCACGGTTAAAGGCCAAG GATTGGGGCTCCAGCTCTGGATCACAGG GTCGAGAAGACTCGGTTCTGAGCTACGAGACGGTGACACAGATGGAAG TGCACTATGCTCGCCCCATCATTATCCTCGGGCCCACCAAGGACCGCGCCAACGATGATCTCCTCTCCGAGTTCCCCGACAAGTTCGGATCCTGTGTTCCCC ATACGACGAGGCCCAAGCGGGAGTACGAGATAGATGGCCGGGATTACCACTTTGTGTCGTCCCGGGAGAAAATGGAGAAGGACATTCAGGCCCACAAGTTTATCGAGGCCGGCCAGTACAACAGCCACCTGTATGGAACCAGCGTCCAGTCCGTGCGAGAGGTGGCAGAGCAG GGGAAGCACTGCATCCTTGATGTCTCGGCCAATGCCGTGAGGCGGCTGCAGGCGGCCCACCTGCACCCTATCGCCATCTTCATCCGCCCCCGctccctggagaatgttct AGAGATTAATAAGCGGATCACAGAGGAGCAAGCCCGCAAAGCCTTCGACAGAGCCACCAAGCTGGAACAGGAATTCACGGAGTGCTTCTCAG CCATCGTGGAGGGCGACAGCTTTGAGGAGATCTACCACAAGGTGAAGCGAGTCATCGAGGACCTCTCAGGCCCCTACATCTGGGTCCCTGCCCGAGAGAGACTCTGA
- the DLG4 gene encoding disks large homolog 4 isoform X3 — protein MDCLCIVTTKKYRYQDEDTPPLEHSPAHLPNQANSPPVIVNTDTLEAPGYELQVNGTEGEMEYEEITLERGNSGLGFSIAGGTDNPHIGDDPSIFITKIIPGGAAAQDGRLRVNDSILFVNEVDVREVTHSAAVEALKEAGSIVRLYVMRRKPPAEKLMEIKLIKGPKGLGFSIAGGVGNQHIPGDNSIYVTKIIEGGAAHKDGRLQIGDKILAVNSVGLEDVMHEDAVAALKNTYDVVYLKVAKPSNAYLSDSYAPPDITTSYSQHLDNEISHSSYLGTDYPTAMTPTSPRRYSPVAKDLLGEEDVPREPRRIVIHRGSTGLGFNIVGGEDGEGIFISFILAGGPADLSGELRKGDQILSVNGVDLRNASHEQAAIALKNAGQTVTIIAQYKPEEYSRFEAKIHDLREQLMNSSLGSGTASLRSNPKRGFYIRALFDYDKTKDCGFLSQALSFRFGDVLHVIDASDEEWWQARRVHSDSETDDIGFIPSKRRVERREWSRLKAKDWGSSSGSQGREDSVLSYETVTQMEVHYARPIIILGPTKDRANDDLLSEFPDKFGSCVPHTTRPKREYEIDGRDYHFVSSREKMEKDIQAHKFIEAGQYNSHLYGTSVQSVREVAEQGKHCILDVSANAVRRLQAAHLHPIAIFIRPRSLENVLEINKRITEEQARKAFDRATKLEQEFTECFSAIVEGDSFEEIYHKVKRVIEDLSGPYIWVPARERL, from the exons AAATACCGCTACCAAGATGAAGACACGCCCCCTCTGGAGCACAGCCCGGCCCACCTCCCCAACCAG GCCAATTCTCCCCCTGTGATTGTCAACACAGATACCCTAGAAGCCCCGGGATAT GAGTTGCAGGTGAACGGGACAGAGGGGGAAATGGAATACGAGGAGATCACATTGGAAAGG GGTAACTCAGGTCTGGGCTTCAGCATCGCAGGTGGCACTGATAACCCCCACATCGGTGATGACCCTTCCATCTTCATCACCAAGATCATTCCCGGTGGGGCTGCAGCCCAGGACGGCCGTCtcag GGTCAACGATAGCATCTTGTTTGTCAATGAAGTGGACGTGCGGGAGGTGACCCACTCAGCTGCGGTGGAGGCCCTCAAAGAGGCAGGCTCTATTGTCCGCCTCTACGTCATGCGCCGGAAGCCCCCGGCTGAGAAGCTTATGGAGATCAAGCTCATCAAGGGGCCTAAAG gtCTTGGCTTCAGCATCGCCGGAGGTGTCGGGAACCAACATATCCCCGGAGATAACAGCATCTATGTGACCAAGATTATCGAAGGAGGTGCTGCCCACAAGGACGGGAGGTTACAGATCGGAGACAAGATCCTAGCG GTCAACAGCGTGGGGCTGGAGGACGTCATGCATGAGGATGCCGTGGCAGCCCTGAAGAACACGTACGATGTAGTCTACCTAAAGGTGGCCAAGCCCAGCAATGCCTACCTGAGTGACAGCTACGCTCCCCCAGACATCACGACCT CGTATTCCCAGCACCTGGACAATGAGATCAGTCACAGCAGCTACCTGGGCACTGACTACCCCACCGCCATGACCCCCACCTCCCCTCGGCGCTACTCCCCCGTGGCCAAGGACCTGCTCGGGGAGGAAGACGTCCCCCGAGAACCGAGGCGGATTGTGATCCACCGGGGCTCCACAGGCCTGGGCTTCAACATTGTGGGTGGCGAGGACGGTGAAGGCATCTTCATCTCCTTCATCCTGGCTGGTGGCCCTGCAGACCTCAGTGGGGAGCTGCGGAAGGGGGACCAGATCCTCTCG GTCAATGGCGTTGACCTCCGCAATGCCAGCCACGAGCAGGCTGCCATTGCCCTGAAGAATGCGGGTCAGACAGTCACGATCATCGCTCAGTATAAACCCGAAG AGTACAGCCGGTTCGAGGCCAAGATCCACGACCTTCGGGAACAGCTCATGAACAGCAGCCTGGGTTCAGGGACTGCCTCCTTGCGGAGCAACCCCAAAAGGGGTTTCTATATCAG GGCCCTGTTTGACTATGACAAGACCAAGGACTGCGGCTTCCTGAGCCAGGCCTTGAGCTTCCGCTTCGGGGACGTGCTTCATGTCATTGACGCCAGCGATGAGGAGTGGTGGCAGGCGCGGCGGGTCCACTCCGACAGCGAGACCGATGACATCGGCTTTATCCCCAGCAAGCGGCG GGTTGAGCGACGGGAGTGGTCACGGTTAAAGGCCAAG GATTGGGGCTCCAGCTCTGGATCACAGG GTCGAGAAGACTCGGTTCTGAGCTACGAGACGGTGACACAGATGGAAG TGCACTATGCTCGCCCCATCATTATCCTCGGGCCCACCAAGGACCGCGCCAACGATGATCTCCTCTCCGAGTTCCCCGACAAGTTCGGATCCTGTGTTCCCC ATACGACGAGGCCCAAGCGGGAGTACGAGATAGATGGCCGGGATTACCACTTTGTGTCGTCCCGGGAGAAAATGGAGAAGGACATTCAGGCCCACAAGTTTATCGAGGCCGGCCAGTACAACAGCCACCTGTATGGAACCAGCGTCCAGTCCGTGCGAGAGGTGGCAGAGCAG GGGAAGCACTGCATCCTTGATGTCTCGGCCAATGCCGTGAGGCGGCTGCAGGCGGCCCACCTGCACCCTATCGCCATCTTCATCCGCCCCCGctccctggagaatgttct AGAGATTAATAAGCGGATCACAGAGGAGCAAGCCCGCAAAGCCTTCGACAGAGCCACCAAGCTGGAACAGGAATTCACGGAGTGCTTCTCAG CCATCGTGGAGGGCGACAGCTTTGAGGAGATCTACCACAAGGTGAAGCGAGTCATCGAGGACCTCTCAGGCCCCTACATCTGGGTCCCTGCCCGAGAGAGACTCTGA
- the DLG4 gene encoding disks large homolog 4 isoform X1: MDCLCIVTTKKYRYQDEDTPPLEHSPAHLPNQVNAPELVHVAERNLSHLEAVQGVVGHAHFSPLKANSPPVIVNTDTLEAPGYELQVNGTEGEMEYEEITLERGNSGLGFSIAGGTDNPHIGDDPSIFITKIIPGGAAAQDGRLRVNDSILFVNEVDVREVTHSAAVEALKEAGSIVRLYVMRRKPPAEKLMEIKLIKGPKGLGFSIAGGVGNQHIPGDNSIYVTKIIEGGAAHKDGRLQIGDKILAVNSVGLEDVMHEDAVAALKNTYDVVYLKVAKPSNAYLSDSYAPPDITTSYSQHLDNEISHSSYLGTDYPTAMTPTSPRRYSPVAKDLLGEEDVPREPRRIVIHRGSTGLGFNIVGGEDGEGIFISFILAGGPADLSGELRKGDQILSVNGVDLRNASHEQAAIALKNAGQTVTIIAQYKPEEYSRFEAKIHDLREQLMNSSLGSGTASLRSNPKRGFYIRALFDYDKTKDCGFLSQALSFRFGDVLHVIDASDEEWWQARRVHSDSETDDIGFIPSKRRVERREWSRLKAKDWGSSSGSQGREDSVLSYETVTQMEVHYARPIIILGPTKDRANDDLLSEFPDKFGSCVPHTTRPKREYEIDGRDYHFVSSREKMEKDIQAHKFIEAGQYNSHLYGTSVQSVREVAEQGKHCILDVSANAVRRLQAAHLHPIAIFIRPRSLENVLEINKRITEEQARKAFDRATKLEQEFTECFSAIVEGDSFEEIYHKVKRVIEDLSGPYIWVPARERL; this comes from the exons AAATACCGCTACCAAGATGAAGACACGCCCCCTCTGGAGCACAGCCCGGCCCACCTCCCCAACCAGGTAAACGCCCCCGAGCTGGTGCACGTGGCGGAGAGGAACTTGTCCCACCTCGAGGCCGTCCAAGGGGTCGTGGGCCACGCCCACTTCTCCCCCCTCAAG GCCAATTCTCCCCCTGTGATTGTCAACACAGATACCCTAGAAGCCCCGGGATAT GAGTTGCAGGTGAACGGGACAGAGGGGGAAATGGAATACGAGGAGATCACATTGGAAAGG GGTAACTCAGGTCTGGGCTTCAGCATCGCAGGTGGCACTGATAACCCCCACATCGGTGATGACCCTTCCATCTTCATCACCAAGATCATTCCCGGTGGGGCTGCAGCCCAGGACGGCCGTCtcag GGTCAACGATAGCATCTTGTTTGTCAATGAAGTGGACGTGCGGGAGGTGACCCACTCAGCTGCGGTGGAGGCCCTCAAAGAGGCAGGCTCTATTGTCCGCCTCTACGTCATGCGCCGGAAGCCCCCGGCTGAGAAGCTTATGGAGATCAAGCTCATCAAGGGGCCTAAAG gtCTTGGCTTCAGCATCGCCGGAGGTGTCGGGAACCAACATATCCCCGGAGATAACAGCATCTATGTGACCAAGATTATCGAAGGAGGTGCTGCCCACAAGGACGGGAGGTTACAGATCGGAGACAAGATCCTAGCG GTCAACAGCGTGGGGCTGGAGGACGTCATGCATGAGGATGCCGTGGCAGCCCTGAAGAACACGTACGATGTAGTCTACCTAAAGGTGGCCAAGCCCAGCAATGCCTACCTGAGTGACAGCTACGCTCCCCCAGACATCACGACCT CGTATTCCCAGCACCTGGACAATGAGATCAGTCACAGCAGCTACCTGGGCACTGACTACCCCACCGCCATGACCCCCACCTCCCCTCGGCGCTACTCCCCCGTGGCCAAGGACCTGCTCGGGGAGGAAGACGTCCCCCGAGAACCGAGGCGGATTGTGATCCACCGGGGCTCCACAGGCCTGGGCTTCAACATTGTGGGTGGCGAGGACGGTGAAGGCATCTTCATCTCCTTCATCCTGGCTGGTGGCCCTGCAGACCTCAGTGGGGAGCTGCGGAAGGGGGACCAGATCCTCTCG GTCAATGGCGTTGACCTCCGCAATGCCAGCCACGAGCAGGCTGCCATTGCCCTGAAGAATGCGGGTCAGACAGTCACGATCATCGCTCAGTATAAACCCGAAG AGTACAGCCGGTTCGAGGCCAAGATCCACGACCTTCGGGAACAGCTCATGAACAGCAGCCTGGGTTCAGGGACTGCCTCCTTGCGGAGCAACCCCAAAAGGGGTTTCTATATCAG GGCCCTGTTTGACTATGACAAGACCAAGGACTGCGGCTTCCTGAGCCAGGCCTTGAGCTTCCGCTTCGGGGACGTGCTTCATGTCATTGACGCCAGCGATGAGGAGTGGTGGCAGGCGCGGCGGGTCCACTCCGACAGCGAGACCGATGACATCGGCTTTATCCCCAGCAAGCGGCG GGTTGAGCGACGGGAGTGGTCACGGTTAAAGGCCAAG GATTGGGGCTCCAGCTCTGGATCACAGG GTCGAGAAGACTCGGTTCTGAGCTACGAGACGGTGACACAGATGGAAG TGCACTATGCTCGCCCCATCATTATCCTCGGGCCCACCAAGGACCGCGCCAACGATGATCTCCTCTCCGAGTTCCCCGACAAGTTCGGATCCTGTGTTCCCC ATACGACGAGGCCCAAGCGGGAGTACGAGATAGATGGCCGGGATTACCACTTTGTGTCGTCCCGGGAGAAAATGGAGAAGGACATTCAGGCCCACAAGTTTATCGAGGCCGGCCAGTACAACAGCCACCTGTATGGAACCAGCGTCCAGTCCGTGCGAGAGGTGGCAGAGCAG GGGAAGCACTGCATCCTTGATGTCTCGGCCAATGCCGTGAGGCGGCTGCAGGCGGCCCACCTGCACCCTATCGCCATCTTCATCCGCCCCCGctccctggagaatgttct AGAGATTAATAAGCGGATCACAGAGGAGCAAGCCCGCAAAGCCTTCGACAGAGCCACCAAGCTGGAACAGGAATTCACGGAGTGCTTCTCAG CCATCGTGGAGGGCGACAGCTTTGAGGAGATCTACCACAAGGTGAAGCGAGTCATCGAGGACCTCTCAGGCCCCTACATCTGGGTCCCTGCCCGAGAGAGACTCTGA
- the DLG4 gene encoding disks large homolog 4 isoform X4, with protein sequence MDCLCIVTTKKYRYQDEDTPPLEHSPAHLPNQANSPPVIVNTDTLEAPGYVNGTEGEMEYEEITLERGNSGLGFSIAGGTDNPHIGDDPSIFITKIIPGGAAAQDGRLRVNDSILFVNEVDVREVTHSAAVEALKEAGSIVRLYVMRRKPPAEKLMEIKLIKGPKGLGFSIAGGVGNQHIPGDNSIYVTKIIEGGAAHKDGRLQIGDKILAVNSVGLEDVMHEDAVAALKNTYDVVYLKVAKPSNAYLSDSYAPPDITTSYSQHLDNEISHSSYLGTDYPTAMTPTSPRRYSPVAKDLLGEEDVPREPRRIVIHRGSTGLGFNIVGGEDGEGIFISFILAGGPADLSGELRKGDQILSVNGVDLRNASHEQAAIALKNAGQTVTIIAQYKPEEYSRFEAKIHDLREQLMNSSLGSGTASLRSNPKRGFYIRALFDYDKTKDCGFLSQALSFRFGDVLHVIDASDEEWWQARRVHSDSETDDIGFIPSKRRVERREWSRLKAKDWGSSSGSQGREDSVLSYETVTQMEVHYARPIIILGPTKDRANDDLLSEFPDKFGSCVPHTTRPKREYEIDGRDYHFVSSREKMEKDIQAHKFIEAGQYNSHLYGTSVQSVREVAEQGKHCILDVSANAVRRLQAAHLHPIAIFIRPRSLENVLEINKRITEEQARKAFDRATKLEQEFTECFSAIVEGDSFEEIYHKVKRVIEDLSGPYIWVPARERL encoded by the exons AAATACCGCTACCAAGATGAAGACACGCCCCCTCTGGAGCACAGCCCGGCCCACCTCCCCAACCAG GCCAATTCTCCCCCTGTGATTGTCAACACAGATACCCTAGAAGCCCCGGGATAT GTGAACGGGACAGAGGGGGAAATGGAATACGAGGAGATCACATTGGAAAGG GGTAACTCAGGTCTGGGCTTCAGCATCGCAGGTGGCACTGATAACCCCCACATCGGTGATGACCCTTCCATCTTCATCACCAAGATCATTCCCGGTGGGGCTGCAGCCCAGGACGGCCGTCtcag GGTCAACGATAGCATCTTGTTTGTCAATGAAGTGGACGTGCGGGAGGTGACCCACTCAGCTGCGGTGGAGGCCCTCAAAGAGGCAGGCTCTATTGTCCGCCTCTACGTCATGCGCCGGAAGCCCCCGGCTGAGAAGCTTATGGAGATCAAGCTCATCAAGGGGCCTAAAG gtCTTGGCTTCAGCATCGCCGGAGGTGTCGGGAACCAACATATCCCCGGAGATAACAGCATCTATGTGACCAAGATTATCGAAGGAGGTGCTGCCCACAAGGACGGGAGGTTACAGATCGGAGACAAGATCCTAGCG GTCAACAGCGTGGGGCTGGAGGACGTCATGCATGAGGATGCCGTGGCAGCCCTGAAGAACACGTACGATGTAGTCTACCTAAAGGTGGCCAAGCCCAGCAATGCCTACCTGAGTGACAGCTACGCTCCCCCAGACATCACGACCT CGTATTCCCAGCACCTGGACAATGAGATCAGTCACAGCAGCTACCTGGGCACTGACTACCCCACCGCCATGACCCCCACCTCCCCTCGGCGCTACTCCCCCGTGGCCAAGGACCTGCTCGGGGAGGAAGACGTCCCCCGAGAACCGAGGCGGATTGTGATCCACCGGGGCTCCACAGGCCTGGGCTTCAACATTGTGGGTGGCGAGGACGGTGAAGGCATCTTCATCTCCTTCATCCTGGCTGGTGGCCCTGCAGACCTCAGTGGGGAGCTGCGGAAGGGGGACCAGATCCTCTCG GTCAATGGCGTTGACCTCCGCAATGCCAGCCACGAGCAGGCTGCCATTGCCCTGAAGAATGCGGGTCAGACAGTCACGATCATCGCTCAGTATAAACCCGAAG AGTACAGCCGGTTCGAGGCCAAGATCCACGACCTTCGGGAACAGCTCATGAACAGCAGCCTGGGTTCAGGGACTGCCTCCTTGCGGAGCAACCCCAAAAGGGGTTTCTATATCAG GGCCCTGTTTGACTATGACAAGACCAAGGACTGCGGCTTCCTGAGCCAGGCCTTGAGCTTCCGCTTCGGGGACGTGCTTCATGTCATTGACGCCAGCGATGAGGAGTGGTGGCAGGCGCGGCGGGTCCACTCCGACAGCGAGACCGATGACATCGGCTTTATCCCCAGCAAGCGGCG GGTTGAGCGACGGGAGTGGTCACGGTTAAAGGCCAAG GATTGGGGCTCCAGCTCTGGATCACAGG GTCGAGAAGACTCGGTTCTGAGCTACGAGACGGTGACACAGATGGAAG TGCACTATGCTCGCCCCATCATTATCCTCGGGCCCACCAAGGACCGCGCCAACGATGATCTCCTCTCCGAGTTCCCCGACAAGTTCGGATCCTGTGTTCCCC ATACGACGAGGCCCAAGCGGGAGTACGAGATAGATGGCCGGGATTACCACTTTGTGTCGTCCCGGGAGAAAATGGAGAAGGACATTCAGGCCCACAAGTTTATCGAGGCCGGCCAGTACAACAGCCACCTGTATGGAACCAGCGTCCAGTCCGTGCGAGAGGTGGCAGAGCAG GGGAAGCACTGCATCCTTGATGTCTCGGCCAATGCCGTGAGGCGGCTGCAGGCGGCCCACCTGCACCCTATCGCCATCTTCATCCGCCCCCGctccctggagaatgttct AGAGATTAATAAGCGGATCACAGAGGAGCAAGCCCGCAAAGCCTTCGACAGAGCCACCAAGCTGGAACAGGAATTCACGGAGTGCTTCTCAG CCATCGTGGAGGGCGACAGCTTTGAGGAGATCTACCACAAGGTGAAGCGAGTCATCGAGGACCTCTCAGGCCCCTACATCTGGGTCCCTGCCCGAGAGAGACTCTGA